In a genomic window of Microterricola viridarii:
- a CDS encoding hybrid sensor histidine kinase/response regulator transcription factor: MENSPASASPSASSATEAAQYQALSALAADLVGQFELRPLLERILRHTMALLGCDSGSICTVDEVAGTYRKEVDVGVGCLSGQTFPLDEGVTGEIVRARGSVLFDEYAEVAGGHIAQRERASLHGVIGVPIRWDGRIIGSAVVFSREAGRRFTDADAHLVELFATHAAIAITNARLHALTADRERASAVLDERERVVRDMHDTIGRGLVSVLLHLDAAEKSSTEAEPRRSLGAARAAARAALDETRRTADGLGPALLEGRSLSDAIALELAWVESTVRVETHLVVIGDPEPLPAETARQLFRIVQESLTNVVEHASARHVRVGLVYGSENVSVLVEDDGQGFDVDALAEARPSAAKGLGLQSLVARAGRLGGTVQIESTPHWGTRVRAELPSSAASAVDARSRWRVLVVHQNAIVRAGLVRVLGQVEPGIEVVGEIADASAAIEAYELLRPHVVLANLDLPHIDGAQLTSYLRAIDPQSSVVLIVHDLADERMRGAARIGATGFVAQDADPVYVTRAVVAAARGESLLSSAFLSRLAATLDPPGTAPLTAREREVRALVERGVPDKQIAARLRISVKTVEKHVGAILRKTGAPNRTALAAQSALHSL, translated from the coding sequence ATGGAGAATTCGCCGGCATCCGCCAGCCCCTCTGCCAGTTCCGCTACCGAGGCCGCTCAGTACCAGGCGCTGAGCGCCCTGGCGGCCGACCTGGTCGGGCAGTTCGAGCTCCGGCCGCTCCTCGAGCGCATCCTGCGCCACACCATGGCGCTCCTGGGCTGCGACAGCGGCTCGATCTGCACCGTCGACGAGGTCGCCGGGACCTATCGCAAGGAGGTCGACGTCGGCGTCGGCTGCCTCTCCGGCCAGACGTTCCCCCTCGACGAGGGTGTGACCGGCGAGATCGTCCGCGCACGCGGCTCCGTGCTCTTCGACGAGTATGCCGAGGTGGCCGGCGGGCACATCGCCCAGCGGGAGCGGGCCTCCCTGCACGGGGTCATCGGCGTTCCCATCCGCTGGGACGGCCGCATCATCGGCAGCGCCGTCGTGTTCAGCAGGGAGGCCGGGCGCCGGTTCACGGATGCCGACGCACACCTCGTCGAGCTCTTCGCCACGCATGCGGCCATCGCCATCACGAACGCGCGGCTGCACGCGCTGACCGCCGACCGGGAGCGCGCATCAGCCGTGCTCGACGAGCGGGAGCGTGTCGTGCGCGACATGCACGACACGATCGGGCGGGGGCTGGTCTCGGTGCTCCTGCATCTGGACGCGGCCGAGAAGTCCAGCACGGAGGCGGAGCCGAGACGGTCGCTCGGCGCGGCCCGCGCGGCGGCCCGCGCCGCCCTGGACGAGACCCGGCGCACCGCCGACGGCCTCGGGCCCGCACTGCTGGAGGGCCGGTCCCTCAGCGACGCGATCGCCTTGGAGCTCGCCTGGGTCGAATCCACTGTGCGCGTCGAGACACACCTCGTGGTGATCGGCGACCCGGAGCCGCTGCCGGCCGAGACGGCCAGGCAGCTCTTTCGCATCGTGCAGGAGTCGCTGACCAACGTCGTCGAGCACGCCTCCGCGCGCCATGTGCGGGTCGGGCTGGTCTACGGCAGCGAGAATGTCAGCGTCCTGGTGGAGGACGACGGCCAGGGATTCGACGTCGATGCCCTCGCCGAGGCGCGCCCGTCCGCGGCCAAGGGGCTCGGCTTGCAGAGCCTCGTCGCCCGCGCCGGCCGCCTGGGCGGCACCGTGCAGATCGAGTCGACGCCGCACTGGGGAACACGGGTGCGCGCCGAACTGCCGTCCTCCGCGGCGAGCGCCGTCGACGCCCGCTCCCGCTGGCGCGTGCTCGTCGTGCACCAGAACGCGATCGTGCGGGCCGGGCTCGTGCGCGTGCTCGGCCAGGTCGAGCCGGGCATCGAGGTCGTCGGCGAGATCGCCGACGCCTCCGCGGCGATCGAGGCCTACGAGCTGCTTCGCCCCCACGTCGTGCTCGCCAACCTCGACCTCCCGCACATCGACGGCGCGCAGCTCACCTCCTACTTGCGCGCCATCGACCCGCAGTCCTCCGTCGTGCTCATCGTGCACGACCTCGCCGACGAGCGGATGCGGGGGGCCGCCCGCATCGGCGCGACGGGCTTCGTCGCCCAGGATGCCGATCCGGTCTACGTGACCCGCGCCGTCGTCGCGGCCGCGCGCGGCGAGTCACTGCTGTCCTCTGCCTTCCTCAGCCGGCTGGCTGCCACCCTCGACCCGCCGGGCACCGCGCCCCTCACCGCCCGCGAGCGCGAGGTGCGCGCACTCGTGGAACGCGGCGTGCCCGACAAGCAGATCGCGGCCAGGCTGCGCATCTCTGTGAAGACGGTCGAGAAGCACGTCGGGGCGATCCTGCGCAAGACGGGTGCGCCCAACCGCACCGCCCTCGCGGCCCAGTCGGCGCTGCACTCGCTCTGA
- a CDS encoding HAD-IA family hydrolase, with the protein MPALIFDCDGVLADTERNGHLPAFNATFAEFGIPVHWSDADYAVKVLIGGGKERMASLLTPEFVAANGLPADAEGQREMLAAWHKRKTAIYTELVESGALPARPGVARLVAEAAAAGWQLAVASTSAEPAVRAVLEHAVGADAARFLVFAGDIVAHKKPAPDIYLLALRELGIGADQAVVVEDSGNGAQAALAAGLRTLVTVSGYTADEDFTGASLVVSSLGDEQEPARVLADPLGLAPGELITLATVEEILEQPTPPTEEQK; encoded by the coding sequence ATGCCGGCGCTGATCTTCGACTGCGACGGCGTGCTGGCCGACACGGAGCGCAACGGCCACCTGCCGGCGTTCAACGCCACCTTCGCCGAGTTCGGCATCCCGGTGCACTGGAGCGACGCGGACTACGCCGTCAAGGTGCTGATCGGCGGCGGCAAGGAGCGCATGGCCAGCCTGCTCACCCCGGAGTTCGTCGCGGCCAACGGCCTCCCGGCCGATGCGGAGGGCCAGCGCGAGATGCTCGCCGCCTGGCACAAACGCAAGACGGCCATCTACACCGAGCTGGTTGAGAGCGGCGCCCTGCCGGCACGCCCCGGCGTCGCCCGCCTCGTCGCGGAGGCCGCGGCGGCCGGCTGGCAGCTCGCCGTCGCATCGACATCGGCCGAGCCGGCGGTGCGCGCCGTGCTGGAGCACGCGGTCGGGGCGGATGCCGCCCGCTTCCTGGTGTTCGCGGGGGACATCGTGGCGCACAAGAAGCCGGCCCCCGACATCTACCTGCTCGCCCTGCGCGAGCTCGGCATCGGCGCCGATCAGGCCGTCGTGGTCGAGGACAGCGGCAACGGGGCACAGGCCGCGCTCGCGGCCGGGCTCCGCACGCTCGTCACGGTCAGTGGCTACACCGCCGACGAGGACTTCACGGGGGCCTCCCTCGTCGTCAGCTCGCTCGGCGACGAGCAGGAGCCGGCCCGGGTGCTCGCCGACCCGCTCGGCCTGGCCCCCGGGGAGCTGATCACCCTCGCCACCGTCGAGGAGATCCTCGAGCAGCCCACACCACCCACAGAGGAGCAGAAATGA
- a CDS encoding GIY-YIG nuclease family protein: MPYMYILECSDGSYYVGSTFDVEARLWQHNHEGGAAYTRRRQPVKLVYFEEYERIDEAYAREKQVQNWSRAKRRALIDGVGMELLPELAKKRRRPPPLVE; this comes from the coding sequence ATGCCGTACATGTACATCCTCGAGTGCTCGGACGGGTCCTACTACGTGGGAAGCACGTTCGATGTCGAGGCGCGCCTCTGGCAGCACAACCACGAGGGTGGCGCCGCGTACACGCGTCGGCGCCAACCCGTGAAGCTCGTGTACTTCGAGGAGTACGAGCGGATCGACGAGGCGTACGCGCGCGAGAAGCAGGTCCAGAACTGGAGCAGAGCCAAGCGCCGTGCGTTGATCGACGGTGTCGGCATGGAGTTGCTGCCCGAGCTGGCGAAGAAGCGCCGGAGGCCTCCACCGTTGGTCGAGTAG
- a CDS encoding ABC transporter ATP-binding protein: protein MSNARTLGRSRRKQETGPRAKFSQLVPYLLEHKAVLSVVIVLSILGAAASLAQPLLVSQLITVVQANEPLGNLVWVLVALVVVAALISGYQHYLLQRTGEGVVLSSRRQLVARMLHLPIAEFDTRRTGDLVSRVGSDTTLLRAVLTQGLVDALGGSLTFFGALIAMLIIDPVLLGLTLLVITVSVVTVVLLSSRIRTASLQAQTKVGDLAASVERAISAVRTVRASNATDREIAAVGEEAKGAWSAGIRVASISALVVPVAGIAMQVSLLVVLGVGGFRVASGAITVASLVAFILFLFMLIMPLGTAFGAITSVNSALGALGRIQEIIELPSESDHDRDIAPLADVTPNELSALLSMDDTAIAFDDVHFAYALNRSDEADPANESVDEHTPEGNVTDRQPVLRGVSFNAPRGKRTALVGPSGAGKSTILALIERFYDPSVGVVRLAGLDIRTLPRTELRAQIGYVEQDAPVLAGTLRENLTLATPDATDAQCEEVLRAVNLGEVLERNPLGLSAPVGEDGVMLSGGERQRLAIARALLAAPPILLLDESTSSLDGVNEQMMRAAIDAVAEGRTLIVIAHRLSTVVDSDQIVVLDHGEVVGTGTHSELVASTPLYKELAKHQLLV from the coding sequence ATGAGCAACGCACGCACACTGGGTCGCAGCAGACGCAAACAAGAAACCGGCCCGCGCGCGAAGTTCAGCCAGCTGGTTCCGTACCTGCTCGAGCACAAGGCGGTGCTCAGCGTCGTGATCGTGCTGAGCATCCTCGGTGCGGCCGCGAGCCTCGCCCAGCCGCTGCTGGTCAGCCAGCTGATCACCGTCGTGCAGGCGAACGAGCCGCTCGGCAACCTGGTCTGGGTGCTCGTCGCCCTCGTCGTCGTCGCCGCCCTGATCAGCGGCTACCAGCACTACCTGCTGCAGCGCACCGGCGAGGGCGTCGTGCTCTCCAGCCGCCGCCAGCTGGTCGCCCGGATGCTGCACCTGCCGATCGCCGAGTTCGACACCCGCCGCACCGGCGACCTGGTCTCCCGCGTCGGCAGCGACACGACCCTACTGCGGGCCGTGCTCACCCAGGGCCTCGTCGACGCCCTCGGCGGCTCCCTCACCTTCTTCGGCGCGCTGATCGCCATGCTGATCATCGACCCGGTGCTGCTCGGCCTCACCCTGCTCGTCATCACCGTCTCGGTCGTCACCGTCGTGCTGCTCTCCAGCCGCATCCGCACCGCCAGCCTGCAGGCGCAGACCAAGGTGGGCGACCTGGCCGCGAGCGTCGAGCGCGCCATCAGCGCGGTGCGCACCGTGCGCGCCTCCAACGCCACCGACCGCGAGATCGCCGCCGTCGGCGAGGAGGCGAAGGGCGCCTGGAGCGCCGGCATCCGCGTCGCCAGCATCTCGGCGCTCGTCGTGCCCGTCGCCGGCATCGCCATGCAGGTCTCGCTGCTCGTCGTGCTCGGCGTCGGTGGCTTCCGCGTCGCCAGCGGCGCCATCACCGTGGCCAGCCTGGTCGCGTTCATCCTGTTCCTGTTCATGCTGATCATGCCGCTCGGCACCGCCTTCGGCGCCATCACCTCCGTGAACTCGGCCCTCGGCGCGCTCGGCCGCATCCAGGAGATCATCGAGCTGCCCAGCGAGAGCGACCACGACCGTGACATCGCCCCGCTCGCCGACGTCACCCCGAACGAGCTCTCGGCGCTCCTGTCGATGGATGACACCGCCATCGCCTTCGACGATGTGCACTTCGCCTACGCGCTGAACCGCTCCGACGAGGCCGACCCCGCCAACGAGAGCGTCGACGAGCACACGCCGGAGGGCAACGTCACCGACAGGCAGCCGGTGCTCCGCGGCGTCTCGTTCAACGCTCCCCGCGGCAAGCGCACCGCCCTGGTCGGACCGTCCGGTGCGGGCAAGAGCACGATCCTCGCGCTGATCGAGCGCTTCTACGACCCGAGCGTCGGCGTCGTGCGGCTCGCCGGCCTCGACATCCGCACCCTGCCCCGCACCGAGCTGCGCGCCCAGATCGGCTACGTCGAGCAGGACGCCCCGGTGCTGGCCGGCACCCTGCGCGAGAACCTCACGCTGGCAACCCCGGATGCCACCGACGCCCAGTGCGAGGAGGTGCTGCGCGCGGTGAACCTCGGCGAGGTGCTCGAGCGCAACCCGCTCGGGCTCAGTGCGCCGGTCGGCGAGGACGGCGTCATGCTCTCCGGCGGTGAGCGCCAGCGCCTCGCGATCGCCCGCGCACTGCTGGCCGCGCCCCCGATCCTGCTGCTGGACGAGTCGACGTCCAGCCTCGACGGCGTGAACGAGCAGATGATGCGCGCCGCCATCGACGCCGTCGCAGAGGGGCGCACGCTCATCGTGATCGCGCACCGGCTCTCCACCGTCGTGGACAGCGACCAGATCGTGGTACTCGACCACGGCGAGGTCGTCGGCACCGGCACGCACTCGGAGCTCGTCGCGAGCACCCCGCTCTACAAGGAGCTCGCGAAGCACCAGCTTCTCGTCTAG
- a CDS encoding class II fructose-bisphosphate aldolase, translated as MAVVSLREIVDRAFEQRYGVPAINIVNDLTLEAVLAGAVEARSPVIVQTSVKTVKSIGAEVLFAMWTAMTKDIDVPVTLHLDHCPDRAVISQCLEIGWNSVLFDASTLPVEENQRQTIEVVAEARRYGAHVEGEIEAIQGVEDGIGVDTETRRQSLDTALGFIRATGVDVFAPSIGNAHGVYSATPALDFQRVSDLVEATGTPIALHGGSGMTDAQFADLIARGCAKVNISTALKIEFMTSSLAFLKKAEAANKWDPPALFADVRSHIVALTTGLAQTFGSAGKAW; from the coding sequence ATGGCTGTCGTATCGCTGCGCGAGATCGTCGACAGGGCATTCGAGCAGAGATACGGCGTGCCCGCCATCAACATCGTCAACGACCTCACCCTGGAGGCGGTGCTGGCCGGGGCGGTCGAGGCCCGCTCCCCCGTCATCGTGCAGACATCCGTGAAGACGGTGAAGTCGATCGGCGCCGAGGTGCTGTTCGCCATGTGGACCGCGATGACCAAGGACATCGACGTGCCCGTGACCCTGCACCTGGACCACTGCCCGGATCGGGCCGTCATCAGCCAGTGCCTCGAGATCGGCTGGAACTCGGTGCTCTTCGACGCCTCGACCCTGCCCGTCGAGGAGAACCAGCGACAGACCATCGAGGTCGTCGCCGAGGCGCGCCGCTACGGCGCCCACGTCGAGGGCGAGATCGAGGCGATCCAAGGCGTCGAGGACGGCATCGGCGTGGACACCGAGACCCGCAGGCAGAGTCTCGACACGGCGCTCGGCTTCATCCGCGCCACCGGCGTCGACGTGTTCGCCCCCTCGATCGGCAACGCGCACGGCGTCTACTCGGCCACCCCCGCCCTCGATTTCCAGCGGGTGAGCGACCTCGTCGAGGCCACCGGCACGCCCATCGCCCTGCACGGCGGCAGCGGCATGACGGACGCCCAGTTCGCCGACCTCATCGCGCGCGGCTGCGCCAAGGTCAACATCTCCACCGCGCTGAAGATCGAGTTCATGACCTCGAGCCTCGCATTCCTGAAGAAGGCGGAGGCCGCGAACAAGTGGGACCCGCCCGCGCTGTTCGCCGACGTCCGCTCGCACATCGTCGCCCTCACGACGGGCCTCGCCCAGACCTTCGGCAGCGCGGGCAAGGCGTGGTGA